Genomic segment of Cottoperca gobio chromosome 23, fCotGob3.1, whole genome shotgun sequence:
AGACAGAAATAACTCAACAATTATGGATTGGCAGGAAATATTGAACAGACTTTCATCTTCCTCACAGGATGAATCATACTGACTTTAGTGATGCTCTGATATTCaggtaaaaaacatttttttttaaaagaaatgcgTATAAATTCTTAATTTTGCTGGTTTATGATTTAGAGTTTTTTGAGTTTGACAAAGGGGTCTTAAATAAACCTCACATCTAGACTAATTTCCTtgtgaatgtaaaacatttgaacaagtCTTAAGATTGTAGAGTGGTGTAacagatggtgaacatgataaacATCATAGCCTACCTGCTAAACATGTTagctttgtcattgtgagcatgctagcatgctgaATATGCATGttagcctcacagagctgctagcataacTTTAGTCTTGTTGTAAGAAAGTATTCTCTTCTCCTCATGAAATAATTCCCTGTTAATAAAGTACCTCTTTGCAAAGTCAAACATCAATATATGAAGACCATAATTTGCAGTAGGCTATAAACTATGTACAAATTAGCTGTAAGCTAACAACATTTGGGGGTGGTTTGACAATCATTGAACTGGTGAGTGTTAACTTTCATATAGGCTTACTCATACTCTTCTGAATGGAATCTAAAGAGTTACATTTTTATCAGGAAGTGTATAGTTCCTGAACATGGGAGGATCCCTTAGCATGCTGAGACGAAACTCAACTGGGAGATTCAGAGTGtagtttgcttttttattttggcgCAGCTGCTTTGAAAAGGTACGAGGCTATAGGATACTGTTATGGCAGATTATTCAGCACATTGGGTTGAATTGTATGagttataattgtatttttacttatttttttgtCCAGATATGGCAACCGCCAGTAGTCATGAAAGAGTTGAGAGTTGAGATAAAGTTGATTAATTACATCTTTGCAAAGTCAAATATAATTTGTAGGATATGTACGTATTAGCTGTaagttaaaataacatttgggTTTGATGTTTTGTCAAATATGAAACTGGTGACTGTATGTTTAACTTTACAAATATCACTACTGTTGTGAGTGGAGTCTAAAGAGTTACCAGGAAGTGTATAGTTCCGGAAGCGGGGGAGGAGCGCTTCTTAACGTCACCGAgctgaaactgaaacttaacGAGGAGATTTATGGATAGGTTTTTAAAGTAGTTTGCGTTGATGTTTATGTGCAGCTGCTTTTAAAACGTGCTACCTTACAGGTAAGAAAGAGAATATGGTTTCCTTTATGTGTTACACCGATTCGCAGCTTGTGATTTGACAGCTAAGGGGAAACATAATTTACAGTGCTGAGCAACCCACCCTCCGTGTGTTGCACCTCAGATAGTGTTGTAAAAGggtgtttgacattttaggaaaagcTTAAACACTATCTGAAACCCACTTTCAAATGTGTGAAAGCTTTATTATATTAGGGGGAAAGGCAGAAGTCCACGTCTCTCCATTTAATTTTGGATTTCCCTGAAGATCACGTCGTCTTTCTCACTTCAAAACAAGAgtagaaaagttatttgaacCTTTCAAAAGAAATTGACCATTGCTCTAACAGGCCACGATCAACCCCTGTCACTGCTTCTGCCAAAGCCTTCATTTGATCTATTTATGAATCAGAAGCTGCAAATGGGAATCAAACTTATTTTTATCAAATGAATTGTTTGagttataattgtatttttacttattttttgtCCAGATATGGCAACCGCCAGCATTCTGCAGTCAGAGGAGAAGTTCctatgttctgtctgtctggatTGTGTTCACTGAGCCAGTCTCGACGCCATGCGGACACAATTTCTGCGCTGCATGTATCTATGACGATTGGGACGTAAGTCACGTTTACCAATGTCCGTTATGCAAAACGACATTTTCTCCAAGACCTGAACTCCAAGTCAACACTGTCGTGTCTGAATTCGCTGATGAGTTAAAGACATTAGTTCAAATCAAAGCTTCAACTTCAGAACCACATCTTCCTGGAACAGCAGATGTTCTTTGTGATATCTGCTCTGAGGTGAAAGAAAATGCAGTTAAATCTTGCCTGACCTGTCTGGTGTCTTTCTGTGAAGTGCACCTTGAGCCACATCAGAGAGTGGCTAGGTCTCAAGAGCCACACATTATTAGACCCTGTGAAAGATCTTGATGACCGAATGTGCAAGACGCACAGCAAGATAACAGAACTTTACTGTAGGACTGACAAGgcctgtatttgtattttgtgtttcaaaAACGATCACAAGAGCCACAATGTTGTCCCACTTGAGGAAGAATATGAAGCAGTGATGGCAAAAAAAGATGAGACGATGGCAAATATCCTAAAGATGAAGCAATGCCGGTTTGAAAAGATAGCTGAGATTGAAAACTCAGTTGATGTTAGCCAGAGAGAagctgagaaagagaaagaagccAGTGAGCAGGTCTTCACTGACTTGATCCGCTCCGTGCAGAGAAGCCAGGCCGAGTTTGTCGAGGTGATTGAGGAGAGATGCAGAGCAACAAAGCAGGAGGCTGAAGGTTTTCTCACAGAACTGAGGACGGAAGTCGCCGAGCTCGAGAGCAGAAGCGGCCGCCTGCAGCAGCTGTCACTGTCTGAGGATCACCATCATTTTCTCCAGAGCTTCCCAACCTTGTGCTCTCCTTTAAAGGACTGGACCAACATTGGTGTTCACAGCGATGTGTGCTTCGAGGCAGCGAGAAGTGCTGTGACTCTGCTGAAACAGAGAGTTGATGAAATAGTGGAGGAGCTTCctgagatcaaaatgaaaagGATGAGAGAACATGCAGTGgacttgacctttgaccctgacACAGCATTTTGCACACTTGTCATAAGCCAGGATGGAAAACAAGTGAGAGAATGCAGGCACAAAACAGAATGTTCCCTCCAATCCAAAGAGATTTGAACTGTATCCGAGAAGTTTTGACAAAGGAGGGGTTCACAGCAGGGAAGTTTTACTATGAGGTGCAAGTGAAAGGAAAAACTGAATGGATTGTTGGAGTGGTCAGAGAGTCTGTTGATAGAAAGAACGAAGTAGATATGTCAGTAAAAAATGGTTTCTGGAACATTAGGCTTGATAAGGGTATATATTACTGTACAGGATTCACGGAAGGTTGTATTCACAGTGAAAGAACAGCTTCAGAAGGTGGGCATCTTTGTGGACTATAACAAGGGAGTGGTTTCTTTCTATGATGTGAATTTTAAATCACACATCTATTCTTACACTGGCTGCCACTTTAAAGAGAAACTTTATCCATACTTCTGCACTCAAAGCAACATAAATGGAATAAACTGTGCCCCTCTCATCATAACCCCTGTATCTCAAACACACTGAGTTCATTACTTCTTTAGAGACCACAGGAAGACATTGGTCTCTAttaatatacttaaataaaaagtattggTAATCAAACTAACCTCTTCATTATCTATATTACAGATACTATCTAAATTGCTTTCTATCCACGATATATATGTAAAAGAAGAATTATATTGCATATATTTCTCTGTCTACAATGTactttactgtacatgtgtagatgtaaactaaTGTTGCTCAGTAATATTGTCAGATCCTGTTACGATGGTTGAGGTTATCAATGTCATTTATCATGTTATATCATGTAGTGTAATGTTACCTTGTGAAGATATTATCTTGCTCTCATGCATATTTctgattgttaaaataaattgtatgcAATAAAGTGTATGCATGTTTTGCCTCTCGAATCAAGACCTACTGTATATACATCCACGTCCCTGAGTATGATTTATTATAAGGAGAGTTACAGAAAGGGACATAACTGGGAAGAAAAGACTAGTTTGTGtaaattctttgtttttgtatttctttgtaattCACAGTTGCCTGAAATGAAGAGATGTTGTGCATTTGACAAGGGGGCTTCAATAAACTACACATCTACACTGTTTTTTGTGAATTTGAATTTCTAACTGGACGCACTGTCACATTCTCAAACTCATAGTTGTGGACAACTCTTGCTCATTGACGTACTGCCATACAACAAGACATTGCAATTGTTCATAAGGATGCATTTACAAGCCTTGATTGGAATACCTCTATTATTATAGTGCCTGTACACGTTTCACTACTCGAGGGATTACAGCACAAGAGCAGGCATGATCACCACTCTTTGAGAAGCGTGCATGTTCAGCGTTCTGCACAAAGACAGATAGATGTCGAGGGGTTTGAACATGTGACATTAAGGTAATCTAAATTAGATCTAACCACAAGGCCACCAGTAGAAATCAATCTTAGTGAGCCCTGGCTTTGTAAGACAGTCAATAGTAGTCTGCTTACTGCTTTCACTCCTAACTCTTGCCTATGTTCTCCTGCCCCCACactgatttgtgtgtgtgttaaagagaGCGAACACATTCTCGAGTGTGATGCGTGGGCCGATGTTCTTAAGCACCACTGATGGAGCTCATCCAGGATTAAAACCtggtgttttgtatttgtatttcattaatGGGACACAAGCCCATTTTTTCTTTAGTGACAAATGTCTTGTAATATTTTTCAGAGTAGGTTACAACTGAGTCTTTTGACACAGCATGAAATTAGTTAGGAATGAAAAAGATGCAGATGCAGACATCAACGGTACGCTACAGACAATGGAAATCCAACATTGGAGATATATTTCACATGATTTGCAGTATGTTGTGTGGACGTATATGTAAACTATCATAGTGATTTTAAAAGGGCATTAATACTGATACATTTTGTCAGAGTATATTCATTTAATACTCACAATTCCAGCAAAAATCCTCCATTAATTTAGTAGTCAAAATACAGCAGTATTAGCAACAGATATATACCTCAAGTATCCAAAGTAATGTAGAAGAGCTCtatgttataatattatatttttggatcattattattgttgcatTAATATGTAAGCAGTGCTGTAATGTTGCAGTTAGTCAAAGTACAGCTAGTTTTACTTAATATATTGCTGGGTGATCTATAACAATCTGATacataaatgtagtggattaaAAAGTACATTCTTTCTCTACTTGATTACAGTACTTGTGtcaatgtacttagttactttaaattatgttttatcctctttgttttatttgtatttttctatagtatttttaaaaagctttcagtaacaagataataataaaataaaaactccctTCAGGTAACAATGTGATGTGACGTTGTTGAAGCTCATCGGTTCTTTACATGGTATACATCACCGGAAATGTTCAGTAAGGGGCCACTGGAACCTGTACATGTCATAGCCTATACTTTATTTAGCTGTAGTTATAAGTATAGCACCACATAGTGAAAAATTAACACGTAGGCtagtttattttttctcaacacataaaacacCTATGTTATATAAGCGAGCGGCTCATTGGTTGCCAGAGAGCTGGGTTTCTGCTTCTGTGGTGGGAAGTCTGGCGCGAGGACGCATCTGTCCCCGGGAAGCAGAGATTTAACCTCTTTCGTTtctgtgatgtgttttatatcacGATTAATTTCACGTCAAATGAGGGGCTCGTGTGTAACggtagtgcacacacacacacacacacacacacacacacacacagaacagagagcgTACCCCTTTTAACTTTGTCTCCGGGAAACCCCTCGGGATTACGCAAAGGACTTTCCACACGCGCACACGAAGATAACCATTTCAGTCTGCAAGTCTCAATGCAGAGAGATGTCAAGGGATGCCGAGATAAGTAGAGGAGAAGACGCGTTATCGGCTGTGGAGTTTTGTTTTGAGCCCTTTTTGGTTGTGGGTGACACTTAACATTTTCTTGGATACCCAGAGATTTAAAATGAGCGAGCAGATAGGGTTTCTATATCTTGCGCGAGGACACCTAAACGGGGCTCCCGGGTGTTGATGGACACCTGCTGGGATCAAACCTGCAACCTTTTAGCCGCAGCAAAAGCCAATagacgtccccccccccctccactaaAACAACCTGTATCACATTTACAGTATGGATTATTGTTGGCGCAAATCAATTTAACAACTTTTCTCGGGGAATGGATTTAATTCAGTGGAAACTGTGATACCTACAcgtttcttattttttttactttcatctTTATGTGTATTCCAGACACACATCCGGCGGTTTTAGTGTTATTCTTGACACGTTTCTGTTAAGATTTCCGATCCTCGGTACACTTACAAGAGTTGTAGCCTAAAATCTCGTCGGCTCTCATGGGACTGAGGCATTCGTCGCGTTGTTTGCTGCTACGGCGGAAGATGGCGGAGGCGGACAGCTCGGAGGTAGGCACCTTGTGCTGTCCTGCTCCCGGCAATAGCGGGACCGGGACACTCAGTATACTTATTTTTTTATGGTGGCAACACATTTGACTTGAATATTATGTACACATCTTTGCTTTTCATATCGTCATCGCAACCACATTTAGAATCAATCGTTGCACCGTGGCGTGCACGTGAATCAAAGTGCATTGTCCTGCAGATGTTATGGGTTGATTTAAGTAAACCGCTGTAATTGTAAATAGTAATATTCACTCAGAAGCTTTGCAGTTGTGTTAAATGCTTTGGATGCATGGGCGTGTTGAACGTGACCGTGTCTGCTGTCCTTGGTGCTGAAACGGAACCCGCATCTTTTACCGGCTTCTCTGAGAATCCTGTGTGTATAATGTCGAATCATTCTTATCTGCTTATTATATGCATCCATTTTTACTTGCAATGCATTGAATCTGCCTGTATTAGTTAACCTATAGGCAGGGCTTGTATGCCATTTCTAAATCCTGATATGAactctcccttttctttcttcctccttaaCAGAGGCAACAGCCTGTCACGTCCCCCCTCTCTCAGTCTGCTCAGCCCTCCCCACTGTCTAAACCAGTGCCTACTACCCACCATGTGCCCTGCGTCCCCCATACACCTCATGTAGCAGCCCTGGCCACCTGTCCTGGTCGGGGAAAGATTGCCAAGTTCATGAGCCCGGAGGAAATGACATCACGGGACTACTACTTCGACTCTTATGCCCACTTTGGCATCCATGAGGTAGGCAAGCCAGGCTGCTTGGTATGTATGAGCAGGGGAAAATAATGACACCAGATGTCTAACCTGATGCTCCTTAACTTGCCAAAGGAATTTCAACCCTGTTAGTCTGGCTTTCTGTCGGCAGGATGTGTCAAACACCTCGGTTGATTTAATCCCACCGACAGATAGGCTTTCATTTAGGTTGTGGTTTTCCCGTCATAGATGATATATTATTCATAACTAAGAAACTATTGTATACAGACACTTGATTCCAAAGTCTCAGTTCGTTGGATCTGAATATCAATGGTAAAGAAAAAGTACCAAAGCCAAGTCTAAGCCCAAACAACAGatataaagaacaaaacaaatacaagctAGGGGAGCTCTCAGTCCTCCAGTTTAAACAAAGTATGAAACTAAATACCATCAAAAGCACGATGATGCAACCATCTCTCAGAAGCCTGAAGCTGCTTTTAGCTCTTCAAGTAAAACATacactttattcaaatgtaatgattCCCCTGAATCAGAATAAActccaaacacaaacatcagagGCAGCTGTCCACCTACGATCTTGTGGAGAGTGGAGAGTGTCTCTTAGCTAACAAAAGAGGAGGCTTTCCCATTAGCATTATGAAATCCAGATGCATCATAATAGTCCATATTCAGTATTCCGTAAATGAAATACAATCTGTGTGTCTTTTACAGCCAGTGAACTGGTAAATATAATTGCAGAGTTTCACTCTAGCTAATGACCTTGATCTGCAAAGGAGCGGTGGAAAAGTTTGGGGACATATAAACCTGTTTGAAAGTGCCCAGATTTAGCATGTGGGTCAGGTTTTTTGTCAGCTTGCACACAAAGAGAGTGTCCTGATTAGAGGAGTGCAAAAGCGCGGAAAGTGGGATGTGTGAATGGGCTCAGGGAGATGGATATCAGGCCGTCCCCAAAGGCTTTGTTTTGTACTACTGTCTATTTCAAGAAGCTCTGCCACCGTTACCGAGGCTCTTGGCCTAAATACTGCCATATCTACCTCTTTATACGTGAACAAAATGATGTATTCACACGCTGAGGAAAATATGCATaactctctctcgctcattaTCTAACattatgtgtattatgtatTCCTTTGAGCATTTATTAATCACTCTATTCTTCAGGTAGTCTGTACCAGGTCAATATAGAAGCTATAGTGCTTTGCATGTAATTCAAGTCTGCAAGAATCATTATGCATCGCAGCTTTgagcttttatcttttatctttaattTAAAGGAGATGCTGAAGGACGAGGTGCGGACGCTGACCTACCGGAACGCCATGTACCACAACAAGCACGTGTTCAAAGATAAAATCGTCCTGGATGTCGGCAGCGGCACGGGGATCCTCTGTATGTTTGCCGCAAATGCCGGCGCCAAACACGTCTACGGGGTAAGACAAATAGATACACGGTTTATTTCCTTCGTTTTGGAATCATCCAACACTTTCCGCTATTAAATCTTCATGAGAGAAAGAAGCAGCACATCCTTTCAGCGTCAAAATAAATATCTGGCTCTGCTGTCACGTTATCTTTCATCCGTGGCCTTTCATTTCTCCATATCAAGCACCAACACATTCCCTTTTTAAGGGCCAGTTTCTTGTGTTCTGGCGAGCAATCGGTAATCTCTTTCAGACAGAGGCAAGAAGAGACATCTGGCTTCCCTTTAGAACACGACTGTTAATCACTGGTTAGACATTGCCCGCAGTGTCTCTGACACTTATGTAtgattcatgtactgtattacaCGTATGGACGGGAGAGCAAAGTGATGTATTAGTTTGCATGCTGCACGGGGTCTGAGATGAGCGAACGTTAGCGTGTGGAGGGAACATGTTAGTTAATATACACCATAATGTTTGTTTCAGATTGAATGTTCAAGCATATCCGAATATTCCGAGAAGATTATCAAGTCAAATCACCTACACAATGGTAAGTCCAAGTGGTTTTCCACCACTATTGTTTTTTCTCATATCCATGTGTCTGAACAGTGCAGTGACATCTGGATTAGAAGCAGCGTGAAAAATCAGCATTTTTTTCCAACATTACCGTCACACCCGACAATGTTAGTCACAGTTCTGATGGTTAACTGGCAGCTCTCGCCTCTGATGTCAAATAACCATAATCCCTGCCATCAATCAGAAGTCCCTCTCTGGTGCTGATCACCATCGTAAAATGCCTCCCCGAACTTCACAGATGGACAACTGGCAGCAGATGGCGGGTTACATAGCCTGCACATCTGACGCACAAGGGTTCAAACCCACTCGTCAAATAATAACTGAACAATGGCTGCGTTTTCCTATTTCAAATATATCTGCTAGTATCTCCACACCATGAGTCGAAGAGGCAGAACAGGAAACAAATTCATGCCTAAAATAGTGAGGCAATGCGACGAGCGTAGTAATTAAGACGTGGTCATTTACAGATTTCATAAAAGAAGTCATAAAAGCAATGTCATGTGAGATGAGAGTTATCGTCCCATTTGCAAAGAGATAAAGACGTGAAGCCGTGAAGTCATTTGTTGCCTGCTGTTTTTTTGTGCCTCTCAGTCATTACCATTTTCAAGGGCaaagtggaggaggtggagctgccCGTGGAGAAGGTGGACATTATCATCTCGGAGTGGATGGGCTACTGCCTCTTCTACGAGTCCATGCTCAACACCGTCATCTTCGCCAGGGACAAGTGGCTGGTATGATGGTGCTGCTGGAGGCTTGGGGAGGGCTgggcttagtgtgtgtgtgtgtgtgtgtgtgtgtgtgtgtgtgtgtgtgtgtagctggaTAGCCAAATAAAAGGCTTttgacacataaacacagcagacaGTGATGAAGTAGAGGATTTACTGTacgcttgtgtgcatgtgtctgctgCCCAGATGCTGAGGTCACACATGAACGATCTGGTTTCTAACCTCAGGCTTTTACGTGATCTTACATTACATGCCAGGTGTGTGAACAATAAAGGGGATGGATggcctttttgtgtgtgtgtgtgtgtgtgtgcgcattaATACCTGAAGTTCTTTTCGCATTCAGAAACCCGGAGGCCTGATGTTCCCTGACAGAGCGACTCTCTACGTGGTAGCCATTGAAGACAGGCAGTACAAGGACTTCAAGATTCATTGTGCGTAATTATggaagatttgttttgtttgctctcGTGTTTCGTCTCTCTTTGCCTCACTCTCAGCTGTGCAGTGCATTATTAATCATCACTGTGCagaagaaatcaaatcaaactccAGTTAGCTATACAATCGTATGATTCCACTTCCTAATAAGGCATTATTTATATAAGATGCAGctaagaaaaatgtgaaaaatctGTTAGGAATCAGTATGTCCTTAATAAAAGGTCCTGGCTTTGAGGTCAGCAGGTATTAATaagcatacagtacattcacTGCTCTAAACTCACTCCATGTGTTCAAATATGTACAGCAGCAGGTACTGAGCTGCACATTGTGATCCAGATCAAAGCGCCCATATTAAAAGGTGCCATTCACACTTGTGCTTAGGCACAGAATTATAACTCCTACTGAGTTTCCTTTTGCTGCACAGGTGGCCTTCTCTGTTCTGTTACATCTACACACGCGCATAAAGGTCCATGCGTTCACATAAATCCCAAAAGAATTCAGTCGACCCAAACCCTCGCGCTCTTATTTTTAGTTTCCCTCTGCGTCGGTGGCATATTCCACCTTCTCCTCGTTCAGACTTAGTGTTTGGCCCTCTGACAGAGCAAGGTGGAGTGGAGGGACAGAGGGAATGGGGGAGGGAAAGCCTTCTCGGTGGGCccaaattataatataaaaagtctGCCAGACATggtggaggaggcggaggaggccGGAGTCTATTTTCAAGGAGACCTTGTCTTTCTCCACATAGCGGCTGAAAGACAGTGTGAGTTCTGGGACTGGGTTTTCCTGGTCGGGTTAagtgctttgttttattatctctcctacctttttattttttgcagacAGCTTGGCaagaacagagagaacagagctTCGCAAGTGATACAACAATTCagaatgttgtgtttgtgtgcgcacACAGGGTGGGAAAACGTGTACGGGTTCGACATGAGCTGCATTCGCAACGTGGCCATCAGAGAGCCTCTGGTGGATATGGTGGATCAAAAGCAGGTGGTGACTAACGCCTGCCTCCTCAAGGTGAGTCCACTGCATGCCCTCGTGCATGAACACATGCGTGGTGAAGGAGTACCTCAAGCATTTGCCTTTCATCACATATTGTTTTACACCCTGAAAAGAGGCGTTTGAGGCATTCACCCCAACAAGCAAG
This window contains:
- the prmt8b gene encoding protein arginine N-methyltransferase 8-B produces the protein MGLRHSSRCLLLRRKMAEADSSERQQPVTSPLSQSAQPSPLSKPVPTTHHVPCVPHTPHVAALATCPGRGKIAKFMSPEEMTSRDYYFDSYAHFGIHEEMLKDEVRTLTYRNAMYHNKHVFKDKIVLDVGSGTGILCMFAANAGAKHVYGIECSSISEYSEKIIKSNHLHNVITIFKGKVEEVELPVEKVDIIISEWMGYCLFYESMLNTVIFARDKWLKPGGLMFPDRATLYVVAIEDRQYKDFKIHWWENVYGFDMSCIRNVAIREPLVDMVDQKQVVTNACLLKEVDIYTVKPEDLSFTSAFCLQIQRNDYVHALVTYFNIEFTKCHKKTGFSTAPDAASTHWKQTVFYLEDYLTVKKGEEIFGSITVRPNEKNVRDLEFTLELDFKGQLCEAAISHDYKMR
- the LOC115028112 gene encoding tripartite motif-containing protein 29-like, producing MCKTHSKITELYCRTDKACICILCFKNDHKSHNVVPLEEEYEAVMAKKDETMANILKMKQCRFEKIAEIENSVDVSQREAEKEKEASEQVFTDLIRSVQRSQAEFVEVIEERCRATKQEAEGFLTELRTEVAELESRSGRLQQLSLSEDHHHFLQSFPTLCSPLKDWTNIGVHSDVCFEAARSAVTLLKQRVDEIVEELPEIKMKRMREHAVDLTFDPDTAFCTLVISQDGKQVRECRHKTECSLQSKEI